One genomic segment of bacterium includes these proteins:
- a CDS encoding 2-phospho-L-lactate transferase, which translates to MPRVVALAGGVGAARFLAGLVRVLPPEDLTVIVNTGDDRDFFGLRVCPDLDIVTYTLGGVVNPDTGWGFQGDTYHCLDALRGLRSDVWFNLGDRDLATHIQRSSRLREGAGLAQIAGEIARSFGLGIRLLPMSEDPAPTMIVREDGSRCDFEEYMVRDGAPDDIAKVDLSAAEAARPGPGVLEAIDGAETILICPSNPVVSIGTILAVPGVRERLEARRCAVAVSPIIGGRPVKGPADRLMRALGVPVSAFGVAQLYRKICRGMVIDCEDDGLRAEIEALDIEVRVEETLMRKVEIAADLARSALDLAGHPA; encoded by the coding sequence GTGCCCCGAGTCGTCGCGCTCGCGGGCGGTGTCGGTGCAGCTCGATTCCTGGCGGGACTGGTACGCGTACTACCGCCCGAAGATCTGACCGTGATCGTCAATACCGGAGACGATCGCGACTTCTTCGGACTGCGCGTGTGCCCCGACCTGGACATCGTCACCTATACGCTCGGCGGTGTGGTCAATCCGGACACGGGCTGGGGTTTCCAGGGGGATACCTATCACTGCCTGGATGCGCTGCGCGGACTGCGCTCCGACGTCTGGTTCAATCTGGGCGATCGCGACCTGGCCACGCACATCCAGCGCAGTTCGCGTCTGCGCGAAGGCGCGGGCCTGGCGCAGATTGCCGGTGAAATCGCGCGATCGTTCGGCCTGGGTATCCGCCTGCTGCCCATGAGCGAAGACCCCGCTCCGACAATGATCGTGCGCGAGGACGGTTCGCGCTGTGACTTCGAGGAGTACATGGTGCGCGACGGCGCACCCGACGACATCGCGAAGGTGGACCTGTCGGCCGCGGAAGCGGCGCGCCCCGGTCCGGGCGTGCTCGAGGCGATCGACGGAGCGGAAACCATACTGATCTGCCCGAGCAACCCGGTGGTCTCGATCGGAACCATCCTGGCCGTACCCGGCGTGCGGGAGCGACTCGAGGCACGCCGCTGTGCTGTGGCCGTCAGCCCGATCATCGGCGGACGGCCGGTCAAGGGGCCGGCGGACCGGCTGATGCGAGCGCTGGGCGTGCCCGTGTCGGCATTCGGCGTTGCGCAGCTGTACCGGAAGATCTGCCGCGGTATGGTGATCGATTGCGAGGACGACGGGCTGCGCGCCGAGATCGAGGCGCTCGACATCGAAGTGCGCGTGGAGGAAACGCTGA
- a CDS encoding DUF4124 domain-containing protein, with translation MWSVVVQIALMALLCALPLGAKAELYRWIDEEGIRHYTTDPERIPRGVSASLVVREAPQAPELRTGRNTAEQAPPLREPLREADADRPADKIEPLPHPATPGDEMLAPTAARPGSLAKPSASAAPKLPPIETGLETPRANPVPVDPPIDPETTGDLSLEELEDLVERDRDELRRLIGEREWQGAELAKDERLRELADRLPRMQARLERLRRSANP, from the coding sequence ATGTGGTCCGTCGTCGTCCAGATCGCGCTGATGGCCCTTTTGTGCGCGCTGCCGCTGGGCGCGAAGGCTGAGCTGTATCGCTGGATCGACGAAGAAGGCATCCGCCACTACACGACGGATCCGGAACGCATTCCGCGCGGAGTCAGCGCATCTCTTGTCGTGCGCGAAGCCCCGCAGGCGCCGGAGCTTCGCACCGGGCGCAACACCGCCGAACAGGCTCCGCCGCTGCGCGAACCGCTGCGCGAAGCGGACGCCGACAGACCCGCAGACAAGATTGAACCGCTTCCCCATCCGGCGACACCCGGAGACGAAATGCTTGCGCCGACGGCGGCCCGACCCGGCTCACTCGCAAAACCGAGCGCGAGTGCCGCTCCGAAACTGCCGCCCATCGAGACGGGCCTGGAGACACCCCGGGCGAACCCGGTGCCGGTCGACCCGCCGATCGACCCAGAAACGACCGGCGACCTGAGCCTGGAAGAACTCGAAGATCTCGTGGAGCGCGACCGAGACGAACTGCGCCGCCTGATTGGTGAACGCGAATGGCAGGGAGCCGAACTCGCCAAGGATGAGCGCTTGCGCGAACTCGCGGATCGGCTGCCGCGCATGCAGGCTCGGCTCGAACGGCTGCGCCGGAGCGCAAACCCCTAG
- a CDS encoding lamin tail domain-containing protein encodes MKSIIHFVSSLVLVTAAALPAQAISLQISEVFYDPAGSDNGLVFVELYGASGLSLDGYRVEGVNGSGGAVGPTLSLTGSIPGDGFFVIADLDGATTAVPNADLTLNFDFQNGPDSIVLRDPADSIVDALGYGSFGAGDVFAGEGSPAPDPPSGQSVARLFANVDTNDNGVDFVALETPTPGGGPIAVPESGAVSLMLLAFCATGWRRLSGIPGSRFRR; translated from the coding sequence ATGAAATCGATCATTCACTTCGTTTCGAGCCTCGTTCTGGTCACCGCAGCGGCGCTACCGGCCCAGGCGATATCTCTTCAGATCAGTGAAGTCTTCTACGACCCGGCCGGGAGTGACAACGGTCTGGTGTTCGTGGAGTTGTACGGGGCTTCCGGCCTTTCCCTGGACGGCTACCGGGTCGAGGGCGTGAACGGCTCGGGCGGGGCGGTTGGGCCGACGCTCTCGCTTACGGGCAGCATTCCCGGCGACGGCTTCTTCGTGATCGCCGATCTCGACGGAGCGACGACCGCAGTGCCGAATGCGGACCTGACGCTGAACTTCGACTTCCAGAATGGTCCGGACTCGATCGTGTTGCGGGATCCTGCGGACTCGATCGTGGACGCGCTCGGGTATGGCAGCTTCGGCGCGGGTGATGTGTTTGCCGGCGAGGGGTCGCCCGCGCCAGATCCGCCCTCCGGTCAGAGCGTGGCGCGACTGTTTGCCAACGTCGATACGAACGACAACGGGGTCGACTTCGTCGCGCTCGAAACCCCGACACCCGGTGGCGGGCCAATTGCGGTACCCGAGTCCGGGGCCGTCTCCCTCATGCTGCTCGCGTTTTGTGCGACCGGCTGGCGCCGGCTGAGCGGTATTCCTGGCTCGAGGTTCCGGCGCTGA
- the ftsE gene encoding cell division ATP-binding protein FtsE, whose product MIQMYHVDLRYDATQFGLRDVSLDIERGEFVFLTGSSGAGKTSLLRLLFGAEKPSSGQILVAGRNISRLTHAAVPELRQQIGVIFQDFKLLPERSIFDNVAVTLEIAGASRREIRARVWNMLKRLGLGHKIDAKPRALSGGEQQRVAIARALVDDPSLLLADEPTGNLDPDLAVDIMDIIADAHARGTTVIVATHDPSLLARYRHRRLVLDKGRLAVDRPPDALPNTLQKMVSHRS is encoded by the coding sequence ATGATCCAGATGTATCACGTCGATCTGCGCTACGACGCGACCCAGTTCGGGCTTCGCGACGTGTCGCTCGATATCGAACGCGGCGAATTCGTCTTCCTGACGGGTTCGAGCGGCGCGGGCAAGACCTCGCTTCTGCGCCTGCTATTCGGCGCCGAGAAGCCGAGTTCCGGGCAGATTCTGGTTGCAGGCCGCAATATCTCGCGCCTCACGCATGCGGCCGTCCCGGAGCTGCGCCAGCAGATCGGTGTGATCTTCCAGGATTTCAAACTGCTCCCAGAGCGCAGTATCTTCGACAACGTGGCGGTCACGCTCGAGATCGCGGGCGCTTCGCGCCGCGAGATTCGCGCGCGCGTCTGGAACATGCTCAAGCGCCTCGGTCTCGGACACAAGATCGACGCCAAGCCCCGCGCGCTCTCCGGAGGTGAACAGCAACGCGTGGCGATCGCGCGCGCCCTGGTCGACGACCCGTCGCTTCTGCTTGCGGACGAGCCGACAGGAAACCTCGATCCCGACCTCGCCGTCGACATCATGGACATCATTGCGGATGCACACGCGCGCGGAACCACCGTGATCGTGGCCACGCATGATCCCAGTCTGCTGGCGCGCTACCGGCACCGCCGGCTGGTGCTCGACAAGGGACGCCTGGCCGTCGATCGTCCACCCGACGCCCTGCCCAACACCCTTCAGAAGATGGTCTCGCACCGCTCGTGA